The Candidatus Ancaeobacter aquaticus genome includes a region encoding these proteins:
- the nth gene encoding endonuclease III: MKIKNIDIVISLLEKEVAKFRLPIVTEFSRKNHDPFKILISTVLSLRTKDETTRDASYRLFKKAATPRRMILLTPREIEKLIYPVGFYKTKARSILHICHTLLNQYKGKVPDTIDDLLTLKGVGRKTANLVVTLGYGKYGICVDTHVHRISNRFGLVKTKNPNETEFTLREILPKKHWIIYNDLLVSYGQNLCRPISPLCSTCPLHKYCNRVGVEKSR, encoded by the coding sequence ATGAAGATAAAAAATATTGATATTGTTATTTCTCTGCTGGAAAAAGAAGTTGCAAAATTTAGGTTACCAATTGTTACAGAGTTTTCCCGTAAAAATCATGATCCGTTTAAAATACTCATTTCGACTGTTTTAAGTTTACGCACAAAAGATGAAACAACACGAGACGCTTCTTATCGGCTATTCAAAAAAGCCGCCACACCAAGAAGAATGATTCTTCTCACGCCACGTGAAATTGAAAAACTTATTTATCCTGTCGGTTTCTATAAAACAAAAGCGCGTTCAATATTACATATTTGCCACACTTTGCTTAATCAATATAAAGGTAAGGTCCCTGATACGATCGATGATCTTTTAACATTAAAGGGTGTTGGCCGAAAAACAGCGAATCTTGTCGTAACGCTCGGATATGGAAAATACGGAATATGTGTTGATACACATGTTCATCGGATATCAAACCGGTTCGGATTGGTTAAAACAAAAAATCCGAATGAAACAGAATTTACCTTAAGGGAGATCCTTCCAAAAAAACACTGGATAATCTACAACGATTTACTTGTCAGCTATGGACAAAATCTCTGCAGACCCATCTCACCACTATGCAGCACATGCCCTCTACACAAATATTGTAATCGTGTTGGCGTAGAAAAATCGAGATAA
- a CDS encoding NAD+ synthase, with translation MKKERKILRLALAQINPTVGDLSGNVKKINSFITKAKDSDVDIIVFPEQVVPGYPAEDLLLKKQFVNDNKRALRKVVENTSGIVAIVGNLKSYKDTLYNSACVMSDRKIHGCYNKMFLPNYGVFDEKRYFDKGEEHCIFLKNNVPIGINICEDLWVEKGSTNVLARCGAQLVINLSASPYHLKKKKEREDLFRSKALSYKVNVVYVNMVGGQDEILFDGASVAIDKSGKVIASAKQFEEDLVIFDMEFQKTSSMTEVKKRAKGHPVNVVKLEGHEKGTERAPLTPVIQKQMREEKEIYSALVLGTRDYVKKNGFQKVVLGISGGIDSSLVASIAVDALGPDNVIGVFMPSRYTSDESKKDAEELATNLKIKLHTVPIDHIFGVYLKEMRSFFAGKKANIAEENIQARIRGNLLMAFSNKLGWLVLTTGNKSEMSVGYCTLYGDMAGGFAIIKDVLKERVYKLSLFVNMYKGYNIIPVNVIRKEPTAELRANQKDSDSLPQYSSLDPILKNYIEKNKSHKDLFKMGFEKRTAMRMMNLVDSNEYKRRQAPPGIKISPLAFGRDRRYPITNKYRIKGNSKSHF, from the coding sequence ATGAAAAAAGAACGAAAAATATTGCGGTTAGCACTAGCTCAGATAAATCCTACTGTTGGCGATTTGTCCGGCAATGTAAAAAAGATCAATAGTTTCATCACTAAAGCCAAAGACAGTGATGTTGATATTATTGTGTTTCCCGAGCAGGTCGTGCCGGGATACCCAGCCGAAGATCTTCTTCTAAAGAAACAGTTCGTAAATGATAATAAACGCGCATTACGTAAAGTAGTAGAAAATACAAGCGGTATTGTTGCCATTGTCGGTAATCTCAAATCATACAAAGATACATTGTATAATTCTGCGTGCGTGATGAGTGATCGAAAAATACATGGCTGTTACAATAAGATGTTTTTGCCGAATTACGGGGTGTTTGATGAAAAGAGATACTTTGATAAAGGGGAAGAACACTGTATTTTTCTGAAAAATAATGTGCCTATAGGCATTAATATTTGTGAAGATCTCTGGGTAGAAAAAGGTTCAACAAATGTTCTTGCCAGGTGCGGGGCCCAGCTTGTTATAAATCTTTCTGCCTCACCGTACCATTTAAAGAAGAAAAAAGAGCGTGAAGACCTGTTTAGATCTAAGGCGCTTTCCTATAAAGTAAATGTTGTGTATGTCAATATGGTTGGTGGTCAGGATGAAATACTTTTTGATGGAGCGAGTGTCGCCATTGATAAAAGCGGTAAAGTGATTGCTTCAGCGAAACAGTTTGAGGAAGATCTCGTCATATTTGATATGGAGTTTCAAAAAACATCTTCAATGACAGAAGTAAAGAAAAGGGCAAAAGGGCACCCTGTTAATGTTGTAAAGCTTGAGGGGCATGAAAAAGGAACAGAACGTGCACCACTGACACCTGTTATTCAGAAACAGATGAGGGAAGAAAAAGAAATTTATAGCGCTTTAGTGTTAGGCACCAGAGATTATGTCAAAAAGAACGGTTTTCAAAAGGTGGTGCTTGGCATATCCGGGGGGATTGATTCAAGCTTAGTTGCAAGTATTGCTGTTGATGCGCTTGGTCCTGATAATGTCATAGGTGTTTTTATGCCGTCACGATATACGTCGGATGAGAGCAAAAAAGATGCAGAAGAACTTGCAACGAATCTTAAAATAAAACTGCATACCGTACCGATAGATCATATCTTTGGCGTATATCTAAAAGAAATGAGAAGTTTCTTTGCGGGAAAAAAAGCGAATATTGCTGAAGAAAATATTCAGGCACGCATCAGAGGTAATCTCTTGATGGCATTTTCAAACAAGCTTGGATGGCTTGTCTTAACGACAGGCAACAAAAGTGAAATGAGCGTGGGGTATTGCACTCTTTACGGTGATATGGCAGGCGGTTTTGCAATTATTAAGGATGTGTTGAAAGAAAGAGTTTATAAACTGTCTCTTTTTGTGAATATGTATAAGGGATATAATATTATTCCGGTCAATGTGATACGCAAGGAACCGACAGCAGAATTAAGAGCTAATCAGAAAGATTCAGATAGTTTGCCGCAATATTCGAGTCTTGACCCGATCTTAAAGAATTACATTGAAAAAAATAAGAGCCATAAAGATCTCTTTAAAATGGGTTTTGAAAAACGTACGGCAATGAGAATGATGAACCTGGTTGATTCTAATGAATATAAACGCCGGCAAGCCCCGCCGGGGATAAAAATCAGTCCATTAGCGTTTGGAAGGGATAGACGCTACCCAATAACCAATAAGTACCGCATAAAAGGTAACAGCAAAAGTCATTTCTAA
- the rplC gene encoding 50S ribosomal protein L3 has protein sequence MKIFQMGLLGKKIGMTKLIKDDGRVVPVSVLQVGPCPIIRKKTTEKDFYTALQLGFDEKKKNINKPDAGNFKKSNTTPTKFVEEIRLNNDEEAASFEAGKEIKAIDVFKTGEFVDVSATSIGKGFQGVMKRHNMKGFTESRGTHEVKRHGGSIGCMYPQRVIKGRHMPGQMGNKKVTTQNLVIEDIKEEDNLILLRGAVPGKNGYVVIKKAIKKISAKK, from the coding sequence CAAATGGGTTTATTAGGTAAAAAGATCGGAATGACAAAGCTCATCAAAGATGATGGTCGGGTTGTTCCTGTATCAGTACTTCAAGTCGGCCCTTGTCCAATCATTAGAAAGAAAACCACAGAAAAAGATTTTTATACTGCCCTGCAGCTTGGCTTTGATGAGAAAAAGAAGAATATTAACAAGCCTGATGCGGGTAATTTCAAGAAATCTAATACAACACCAACGAAGTTTGTTGAAGAGATCCGCTTAAATAACGATGAGGAAGCTGCATCATTTGAAGCTGGTAAGGAAATAAAGGCTATTGATGTATTTAAAACCGGTGAATTTGTTGATGTGAGTGCTACTTCTATCGGAAAAGGTTTTCAAGGTGTTATGAAGCGTCATAATATGAAGGGTTTTACTGAAAGCCGTGGTACACATGAAGTTAAACGTCATGGTGGATCAATTGGTTGTATGTATCCTCAACGTGTTATTAAAGGTAGGCATATGCCAGGGCAAATGGGTAACAAAAAAGTTACTACTCAGAACCTTGTTATTGAAGATATTAAAGAAGAAGATAATCTTATTTTGCTTCGTGGTGCAGTACCAGGCAAAAACGGTTATGTAGTGATAAAAAAAGCGATTAAGAAAATATCAGCTAAAAAATAA
- the shc gene encoding squalene--hopene cyclase: MKDIFLREKEYTLHAIKEVARKEPETTSLKDDSNEVRNAIDNARSYLLNRQDVRGFWIEELECDCTTTADYIILLNFLGWQEGQYKKKIKKAAVRIRELQQEDGSWNIFYKGPGEISATVKAYFALKLAGYNQNEPFMKKARDFILNKGGVERSNIFMKLYLALFGQYSWKGVPALPAELIFFKRFFVYEMSSWTRTIVIPLFIIGSYKPRVDLPEEKGIGELFDGKEFTNDVLISFDKKIFSWKNFFLVLDTIFKFFEKIHFVPLRKVAVKMCEKWIYEHLEGSAGLGAIWPSMVNAVMALKCLDYKEDDLIFIKAMTDIEDLVIEEKNTVRAQPCVSPVWDSAITLISLAESGLSPTSTPMQKGGKWILSKEIKKDGDWKVKNHQGNPGGWAFEFENEFYPDIDDSAMVLLALKRLDLEENEEAKTLAIERALSWILSMQNDDGGWAAFDKNNNKEILTNIPFADHNAMIDPSCNDITGRVLEALGDFGFTASDEPVKKAVNYLLKNQDKDGSWFGRWGVNYIYGTWAVITGMVNVGVCLDDSCIRKGIEWIKECQNQDGGWGESVISYDRIDLKGTGVSTASQTAWALLTLFSCGEYESAIVRSGIDYLLHSQHKDGMWLENEFTGTGFPKVYYLKYNSYKTNFPLLALSRYFYRR, translated from the coding sequence ATGAAAGATATTTTCTTGAGGGAGAAGGAGTACACTTTGCATGCAATAAAAGAAGTTGCTCGCAAAGAACCCGAAACAACCTCTCTCAAAGATGATTCCAATGAAGTCAGAAATGCAATAGATAATGCCCGCTCATACCTTCTTAACCGTCAAGATGTAAGGGGTTTCTGGATAGAAGAACTTGAATGTGATTGCACTACCACTGCTGATTACATCATATTGCTCAATTTCCTTGGTTGGCAAGAAGGACAGTATAAGAAAAAGATCAAAAAAGCCGCTGTCCGCATACGTGAACTTCAGCAAGAAGACGGTAGTTGGAATATATTTTATAAAGGCCCAGGAGAAATCAGTGCAACGGTAAAAGCATATTTTGCGCTCAAGCTTGCCGGTTACAATCAAAATGAGCCGTTCATGAAAAAAGCGCGCGATTTCATCCTTAATAAAGGCGGTGTTGAACGCTCAAATATCTTTATGAAGCTCTATCTTGCGTTATTTGGACAATACAGCTGGAAAGGTGTGCCGGCGTTACCTGCAGAACTTATTTTCTTTAAAAGATTCTTTGTGTACGAAATGAGCTCGTGGACACGTACAATTGTTATCCCGCTTTTTATAATCGGATCATACAAACCACGCGTAGATTTACCTGAGGAAAAAGGTATCGGGGAACTTTTTGATGGTAAAGAGTTTACCAATGATGTCCTCATATCTTTTGATAAGAAGATTTTTAGCTGGAAAAACTTTTTCCTCGTTTTAGATACGATCTTTAAGTTCTTTGAGAAGATTCATTTTGTACCGCTGAGGAAGGTTGCCGTAAAGATGTGTGAAAAATGGATATATGAACATTTAGAAGGGTCAGCTGGTCTTGGGGCAATATGGCCTTCAATGGTAAATGCTGTCATGGCGCTTAAATGTTTGGATTATAAAGAAGATGATCTCATATTTATTAAGGCGATGACCGATATTGAGGATCTGGTTATAGAAGAAAAGAATACTGTTCGGGCACAACCCTGTGTTTCACCAGTATGGGACAGCGCAATAACCTTGATAAGTTTAGCTGAAAGCGGTTTGTCTCCAACATCTACTCCCATGCAAAAAGGTGGGAAATGGATTTTATCGAAGGAGATTAAAAAAGACGGTGATTGGAAAGTTAAGAATCATCAAGGAAACCCCGGCGGCTGGGCATTTGAATTTGAAAATGAATTTTATCCTGATATTGATGATAGCGCTATGGTTCTTCTGGCTCTCAAACGGCTCGATCTCGAAGAAAATGAAGAGGCCAAAACACTGGCAATTGAAAGAGCCCTTTCGTGGATACTTTCAATGCAAAACGATGATGGCGGTTGGGCCGCATTTGATAAAAATAATAACAAAGAAATATTAACGAATATACCGTTTGCGGATCATAATGCGATGATTGATCCGTCTTGTAATGATATTACGGGACGCGTATTAGAAGCCTTAGGTGATTTTGGGTTTACCGCAAGCGACGAGCCAGTTAAAAAAGCGGTTAATTATCTTTTGAAAAACCAGGATAAAGATGGATCGTGGTTCGGGCGATGGGGTGTAAATTATATTTATGGTACCTGGGCGGTTATAACAGGTATGGTCAATGTTGGTGTGTGTTTGGACGATTCGTGTATTCGAAAAGGGATTGAATGGATAAAAGAATGTCAAAATCAAGATGGCGGCTGGGGTGAGTCCGTCATATCGTATGATAGAATTGATTTAAAAGGAACAGGTGTGAGCACTGCATCTCAGACTGCATGGGCGCTTTTGACACTATTTTCTTGTGGAGAATATGAGTCAGCTATCGTGAGAAGCGGGATAGATTATCTCCTGCACTCGCAGCATAAGGATGGTATGTGGTTAGAGAATGAGTTTACCGGAACAGGTTTTCCAAAAGTATATTATTTGAAATATAATTCTTATAAAACCAATTTCCCTCTCTTGGCGCTATCACGATATTTCTATCGGAGATAA
- the hpnH gene encoding adenosyl-hopene transferase HpnH: MKFHPLLLYSLTSYIVQNKVRNNDRYPLVLMLEPLHKCNLSCEGCGKIREFKDTLSDMLSLKECFSAIDESGAPIISITGGEPLIYPEIDALVSGIISRKKHIYLCTNALLLSDFLSRNKPSPYLNINVSLDGMDTTHDAIRNRSGVFAQAIKSIKDAKKRGYRVVINTTIYSETNVGEIVSLLTLLKSLKVNGIMLAPGFSYFDSDSDMFLTKEKTINKFKELSAHLDKIPIMNTPLYMDFLQGKRSYDCTPWGNPNRNVRGWKSPCYLITDTHYDSFNELMNKTPWEKYGPNNDKRCKNCMMHCGYEPTIAREAGKNFKDTMRMIKWNLF; encoded by the coding sequence ATGAAGTTTCATCCATTATTACTATATTCGCTAACGTCTTACATTGTTCAAAACAAAGTAAGGAATAATGACCGTTATCCTCTGGTTCTCATGCTCGAACCGCTCCATAAATGCAACCTTTCCTGTGAAGGATGCGGAAAAATACGAGAATTTAAAGACACCCTTAGTGATATGTTGTCACTCAAAGAATGCTTTAGCGCAATCGATGAGTCCGGTGCACCAATTATTTCAATAACCGGAGGGGAACCTCTCATCTATCCTGAAATTGACGCACTGGTAAGCGGCATTATATCCAGAAAAAAACATATATACCTATGCACCAACGCCTTACTGCTGTCCGATTTTTTATCCCGAAACAAACCAAGCCCATATCTTAATATCAATGTATCACTTGACGGAATGGATACCACTCATGACGCCATCCGTAACAGGTCAGGTGTTTTTGCCCAAGCGATAAAAAGCATCAAAGATGCAAAAAAACGCGGATATCGGGTGGTTATTAACACGACCATATATAGTGAAACAAATGTTGGGGAAATCGTTTCACTTCTCACATTACTGAAATCTCTAAAGGTAAACGGAATAATGCTTGCACCGGGATTCAGTTATTTTGATAGTGATAGTGATATGTTTCTCACAAAGGAAAAGACAATCAATAAATTTAAGGAACTCTCCGCTCACCTTGATAAGATACCCATAATGAATACACCGCTTTATATGGACTTCTTACAAGGAAAGCGATCGTACGACTGCACCCCATGGGGAAATCCCAATCGAAATGTCCGCGGATGGAAAAGCCCCTGTTACCTGATTACCGATACACATTATGACAGTTTTAATGAACTAATGAATAAAACCCCCTGGGAGAAGTACGGCCCGAACAATGATAAACGCTGTAAAAACTGCATGATGCATTGCGGCTACGAACCGACCATTGCACGAGAAGCAGGAAAGAACTTCAAAGATACAATGCGTATGATCAAGTGGAATCTATTCTAA
- a CDS encoding alpha/beta hydrolase, translated as MNKKVITLIIVLLSTVILQACSSVNPLLRYNEVKKEDVPLQERKYPAPEKYMDMGDYKLCYIEYGEGEPLLILPGVNLSVHNWRYNLPRYFKKYKVYCIDFPGYGKSGMPDADYKIEFFSDAVMKFMDKKGIKKTNLLGHSLGGQVAIYLAAQHPERVNKLILETATGVRPRYGILEDLMIMWFITEDRFANLPLHTLREYTEKNFYNVCDACEELFWYQAAKRLHNQGTKEYEKRNRAFVRGVRNIIMTSVRDKVKKIDHPTLIIWGRDDTLCNVKDAYFLNEQMKNSRLFVIENCGHQPHLERPIDYDEALFDFLDKNEASEDSSIKKKYPSIEELVESEVKEVEKE; from the coding sequence ATGAACAAAAAAGTAATCACATTAATTATCGTCCTTTTATCCACTGTAATCTTACAGGCATGCAGTTCGGTTAATCCTCTTCTTCGTTATAATGAAGTGAAAAAAGAAGATGTACCTCTTCAGGAACGAAAATATCCTGCTCCTGAAAAGTACATGGATATGGGTGACTATAAGCTGTGCTATATCGAATACGGTGAGGGCGAGCCACTCCTGATATTGCCTGGCGTGAATTTATCTGTACATAACTGGCGTTATAATTTGCCGCGATATTTTAAGAAATATAAAGTGTATTGCATTGATTTTCCCGGATACGGTAAATCAGGTATGCCTGATGCCGATTACAAAATAGAATTCTTTTCTGATGCTGTTATGAAGTTTATGGACAAGAAAGGGATTAAAAAGACAAATCTTCTCGGTCATTCGCTTGGGGGACAGGTTGCAATATATCTTGCTGCGCAACATCCCGAACGGGTAAATAAACTAATACTGGAAACAGCTACCGGTGTCAGGCCACGATACGGCATTCTAGAAGATCTCATGATAATGTGGTTTATTACAGAAGACAGATTTGCAAACTTACCGCTTCATACCTTGCGTGAATATACCGAAAAAAATTTTTATAATGTATGTGATGCTTGTGAAGAGCTTTTCTGGTATCAAGCAGCGAAACGACTCCATAATCAGGGTACGAAAGAATATGAGAAACGAAACAGAGCGTTTGTGCGTGGAGTACGAAACATAATAATGACAAGCGTGAGAGATAAAGTTAAAAAAATCGATCATCCGACACTTATTATATGGGGACGAGATGATACTTTATGTAATGTGAAAGACGCATATTTTTTAAATGAACAGATGAAAAATTCACGGTTGTTTGTTATTGAAAATTGTGGACATCAACCGCACCTTGAACGCCCAATAGATTATGATGAGGCACTGTTTGATTTTCTGGATAAAAATGAAGCAAGTGAAGATAGCAGCATTAAAAAAAAATATCCCTCAATTGAAGAGTTGGTCGAAAGCGAAGTAAAAGAAGTGGAAAAGGAGTAA
- a CDS encoding YgiQ family radical SAM protein has product MQLLPTNKNEITKRGWKELDILLVSADAYCDHPSFGIAILSRVLESKGYKVGIIAQPNWLSIKDFTVMGTPRLFVGISGGNLDWLVSHYTPVKKRRSADAYSPGGETGLRPNRPLIAYTNKVREAFGKIPIIIGGLEASLRRFAHYDYLEDKLRRSILLDSGAHILAYGMGETQIVEIANRLNQGDTIESLDTIRGTMITRRDVSLYNDAVFLPSYEDILSDKENLIHATKKIYSEQDPFHGKTLVQKTGQRYIIQLPPPMPLAAKDIDLIYDLPYTREAHPSYKAQGGIPALTPVQFSITSHRGCMGNCTFCSISAHQGTQVQSRSETSILKEVTAITHMKSFRGTISDVGGPTANMYMMHCIKMARSGKCKDKTCMGTEICNSLICDHSHQLKLLKKIRSHPKVKHVFLSTGVRYDLVLKDTKSNFFKELCAHYISGQLKIAPEHSVSRILRLMHKPPYKQFTDFISKYDVMNKTLKKKQYVVTYFISSFPGCTLDDMISLALETKKLHFNPEQIQDFTPTPMTLATAMYYAEKDLHGNTIHVAKTVRERKMQRALLQHSQKRNYMLVKRALKETGKEHLLPILLGKNRR; this is encoded by the coding sequence ATGCAGCTGCTGCCTACAAATAAAAACGAAATAACCAAACGCGGATGGAAAGAGCTTGATATTCTTCTTGTGAGTGCCGACGCATATTGCGACCACCCCTCTTTTGGTATAGCCATATTATCCCGCGTGCTTGAAAGCAAAGGATATAAGGTCGGTATTATTGCGCAACCAAACTGGCTTTCAATAAAAGATTTTACTGTTATGGGCACTCCTCGCCTCTTTGTCGGTATTTCCGGTGGCAATCTTGACTGGCTTGTCTCGCATTATACACCGGTAAAGAAACGCCGCAGTGCTGACGCATACTCACCGGGAGGGGAAACCGGTTTGAGACCAAACCGGCCACTTATTGCATACACCAATAAAGTGCGTGAAGCATTCGGTAAAATACCTATCATTATCGGTGGACTTGAAGCAAGTCTCAGGCGGTTTGCCCATTATGATTACCTTGAAGACAAACTGCGCAGATCAATTCTTCTTGATTCAGGTGCACATATCCTTGCCTATGGTATGGGCGAAACACAAATAGTTGAGATTGCAAATAGACTAAACCAGGGTGACACTATCGAGTCATTAGATACAATACGCGGCACAATGATAACTAGGCGTGATGTTTCCCTATATAATGATGCAGTATTCCTTCCATCGTATGAAGACATTCTTTCTGACAAAGAAAATCTTATCCATGCAACAAAGAAGATATACAGCGAGCAAGATCCCTTTCACGGTAAAACACTCGTGCAAAAAACAGGGCAAAGGTATATTATCCAGCTACCCCCACCCATGCCTCTGGCCGCAAAAGATATCGATCTCATATATGATCTTCCCTATACGCGAGAGGCGCATCCCTCATACAAGGCACAAGGGGGGATACCAGCACTCACTCCAGTACAATTCTCTATCACAAGCCATCGCGGATGTATGGGTAACTGCACATTTTGTTCGATATCGGCACATCAGGGAACACAGGTACAGTCTCGCAGTGAAACATCTATATTAAAAGAGGTCACTGCAATAACGCATATGAAAAGTTTTAGAGGAACTATTTCTGATGTAGGCGGTCCGACAGCAAATATGTATATGATGCATTGCATAAAAATGGCTCGATCTGGTAAATGTAAAGATAAAACCTGTATGGGAACTGAGATCTGCAATTCGCTCATCTGCGATCATAGCCACCAGCTCAAACTTTTAAAGAAAATTCGCTCTCACCCAAAAGTAAAACACGTCTTTTTATCAACAGGTGTACGGTACGATCTTGTGTTAAAAGATACAAAAAGCAACTTTTTTAAAGAGCTGTGTGCGCACTATATCAGTGGACAGCTGAAAATAGCGCCCGAACATTCTGTCAGCCGTATCTTACGGCTTATGCATAAACCGCCATATAAGCAATTTACTGACTTTATAAGCAAATATGACGTTATGAATAAAACTCTCAAGAAAAAACAATATGTCGTAACCTACTTCATTTCATCGTTCCCTGGGTGCACGCTTGATGATATGATATCGCTTGCACTAGAAACAAAGAAATTACACTTTAATCCCGAACAGATACAAGACTTTACCCCGACACCAATGACTCTTGCAACAGCAATGTATTATGCTGAAAAAGATCTTCATGGAAACACTATACATGTAGCTAAAACTGTTCGTGAAAGAAAAATGCAGCGAGCACTCCTGCAGCATTCGCAAAAAAGGAATTATATGCTCGTTAAACGCGCACTGAAAGAAACAGGAAAAGAGCACCTTTTACCAATCCTTTTAGGGAAAAACAGACGATGA
- a CDS encoding cytochrome c biogenesis protein CcdA has translation MEQTQTVNIFIAFLAGLLSFLSPCILPLIPSYLFFITGLSVKQLSEETQRAKVRTTALLNSVSFVLGFTLVFCALGATASFIGQKLFEYQYIIMKVGGAFIILFGIHLTGIFSFGFLQKEKKVHVRSKKWGYLGSFIVGLAFGAGWTPCVGPILGSILVMAGTTGEMYKGVILLGFYSLGIGLPFIFATLAVNTFLGLLERFKKWIKVFSILSGVFLIIVGILLFTNQFTVLSNWLVQITTN, from the coding sequence ATGGAACAAACGCAAACAGTAAACATATTTATAGCGTTTCTTGCGGGACTCTTATCTTTTCTATCTCCGTGTATATTGCCTTTAATACCATCATATCTGTTTTTTATTACTGGTTTGTCTGTAAAGCAGCTATCCGAAGAAACTCAAAGAGCAAAGGTAAGGACAACAGCTCTTTTAAATTCTGTAAGTTTTGTTCTTGGATTTACGCTTGTTTTTTGTGCGCTGGGTGCTACCGCGTCATTTATTGGGCAGAAACTGTTTGAGTACCAGTATATTATTATGAAGGTTGGTGGTGCGTTTATTATCCTTTTCGGTATACATCTTACCGGTATATTTTCGTTTGGTTTTCTTCAAAAAGAAAAAAAAGTCCATGTCAGAAGCAAAAAGTGGGGATATTTGGGGTCATTTATTGTGGGCCTTGCGTTTGGGGCTGGTTGGACACCGTGTGTAGGGCCGATACTTGGTTCAATACTTGTTATGGCAGGTACTACGGGCGAAATGTATAAAGGAGTGATCCTTTTAGGTTTTTATTCTTTAGGGATAGGCCTCCCCTTTATATTTGCTACACTTGCGGTTAATACCTTTCTCGGCTTGCTGGAACGCTTCAAAAAATGGATCAAAGTATTTTCAATACTCAGCGGTGTTTTCCTTATTATTGTCGGAATACTTCTTTTTACTAACCAGTTTACTGTTTTGTCAAACTGGCTCGTGCAGATCACCACAAACTGA
- a CDS encoding RlmE family RNA methyltransferase has product MRIERRKDHYHQKAKKEKYLARSVYKLEEIQKKHQVIRKGDAILDIGCSPGSWVQYTQEHIGDEGSIVGVDVQPLKIDSQKNITFIQRDIFEVTVEEIQAISPLFDCIMSDAAPNTSGDRFTDCQKSLRICERVFELSRTLLKKNGNLIMKIFQGEDFPAFYHEVKKSYKVCKTQKPHSSRKESYEVFIVGKNKV; this is encoded by the coding sequence ATGAGAATCGAAAGACGTAAAGATCATTATCACCAAAAAGCAAAAAAAGAAAAATATCTTGCTCGTTCAGTATATAAATTGGAAGAAATACAAAAGAAGCACCAGGTTATTCGTAAAGGTGATGCCATACTTGATATCGGCTGTTCACCCGGCTCATGGGTGCAATATACTCAAGAACATATTGGAGATGAGGGATCAATCGTAGGAGTGGATGTCCAACCCTTAAAGATTGATTCTCAAAAAAACATTACTTTTATTCAAAGAGATATTTTTGAAGTAACAGTAGAAGAAATACAGGCGATTAGTCCTCTTTTTGATTGTATTATGAGTGACGCGGCACCAAACACTTCCGGCGACAGGTTTACCGATTGTCAAAAATCTCTACGCATATGCGAACGTGTCTTTGAGCTTTCGAGAACACTGCTTAAAAAGAATGGCAATTTAATTATGAAGATATTCCAAGGAGAAGATTTTCCCGCTTTTTACCACGAAGTGAAGAAATCGTACAAAGTCTGTAAAACGCAAAAACCTCATAGTTCCCGTAAGGAAAGCTATGAGGTTTTTATTGTCGGAAAAAATAAAGTATAA